GCTCGCGTTTGACGTGAGGTGTGTCTGCAGTGTGTTCATCTTTGATGTTATCTGCTGCGGCGCCAGAGAGTAGCCTATGCGCCAGCCGGTCATCGCGTATGCCTTGCTGACCCCGTTGATGATTATTGTCCGGTCTCTCAGGTCCGGCGCGACATTCAGTATGTTTACGTGTTTCGCAGGCGCGTACGCGAAACGTTCATAAATTTCGTCGAATATGATCCAGAGCCCTTTTTCTCTCGCTGTGTCTGCGATCATCTTTATCGTGTCTTCATCGTATATAGCGCCGGTCGGGTTTGACGGGGAGTTGAGGATCATCCCGACTGTCTTTGGGGTAATCGCCTTATCAAGGGTTTCTTTTGTTGGGATAAGGTTGGTGGATATAGTGTCTGCCAACGCTTCCTTGCCGCCGGCAAGATGGATCTGCTCTACGTAACTGACCCAGGCCGGAGCGAAAAGTATAACTTCATCACCGGGGTCAACGAGAACTTGAAGCGCTTCATAGATGAGCGGTTTTGCTCCGGGCGCTATGAGGACTTCTGCCGGAGTGTAGTCCAGGTCGAAGCGTCTTTTGTAGTAATTGCAGACTTCCTGACGCAGTTCCAGTATCCCGGAGTTTATTGTGTAATGTGACTCTCCCCGGTTTATGGCGTCTATAGCTGCTTTTGATGCGCTGACGGGCGAGTTGAAATCGGGTTCGCCTGCGCTGAACGATATGACGGGTTTGCCCTCCGCCTTCATCGTCTTGGCCTTGCCGGAAATGCTGACAGTAGCTGACGGCTGTACCTCAAGTATCCTCTTTGAGAGCTTCATTTTTGTTATCCTCCTTCGCTTGTTCTGTTCCTTGATAATTATACCCGAGAGTATTTTAAAGTGAAGTCCGCATATATATAATTTTAACGTTTGATGTGTTTGAATATCATGGTAGAATAGTCTTGTAAGCAGTAGAAATATACTCGCACCAGGCAGAATGGAGGAGTTGCTATGGAGGTACGTTTTGTCACGCGTAATGTTGAACTGCCGGGAGATGTTAAGGAGTATATGGAGAAGAAGGTAGGGAAGCTTGAGAAATTCTTCGACAAAATTCTTGACACTCAGGTCGCACTCAACTTCAAAAGGGGTATGAATGTTGTTGAGATAACCTCCAATGTGAACGGAGTGGTCATGCGCGGCGAGGATTACGCGCCGGATCTGCGCAAGGCCTTTGACAAGGCTCTGAAGAACATCGAGCGTCAGGTCAAAAAACATAAGAGCTACCTGACTGACAAGGTACGGCTTAAGGTCCAGGACGTCTCATTTGATATCGACCCCGAACTGCTTGCGCCGCTTCCGTCCGAGAAGGACGAGGTGTCCAGGGAAATAGTAAAGACTAAGAAGTTCAGCGTAAATATGATGTCTCCTATAGAGGCCACGATGCAGATGGATTTGCTCGGCCACAGTTTTTTCATATTCAAGAATGATTCCAACGGGGCCATTAATGTCGTTTATCGCAGGGAAGCGGGCGGCTACGGGCTGTTGGAGCCGAGATAAATATATTTTTAGAGACTCGGGATATCTTGGATCTCAGAGCTTTTGACAATGTTGCCGCAGTATATATCATAAGAGGGGAGCCTTCAGGCTCCTCTTTTTTCGATTGACCTCATGCAGATAAAAGTGTAACTTGATCATGAATCTGTAAATTAGCTTTTATAGTTTTTTAGGGCGAAGGCGGTTGTCAAATGGAGGATAATTTTTTAAATTCACTCAATCCTAAGCAGAAAGAGGCTGTCGTCTACTGCGACGGCGATGAGCTGGTGCTTGCGGGCGCCGGAAGCGGCAAGACGCGTGTGCTGACTGCGAAGATAGCTTATCTGATAAAGGAGAAGAGGGTCTCTCCATGGCGTATTCTTGCCCTTACCTTCACGAACAAGGCTGCGCGGGAGATGAAGACGCGTGTCGAAGCACTTCTCGGCTCTGATCTGAGGGGCATGGAGGTGTCGACTTTTCACGCTTATGGGCTGCGTTTTCTGCACAGGTATCCCGATGCCCTTATGAGGCTCGGTTACCCTCGTGCTTTTGTGATCTTTGACAGGAGCGACACTAAGAATGTCGTGAAAAAAATACTTGGCGAGCTCGAAATCGATCCGCGCAGGCTTGACGTCGGAGGCGCATTGGAGCTTATCTCGCGCGCGAAGACCGAAGCCAGCCCCATTACGCGGGAAGCGTATTTGGATCCCAGATGGCGGCAGCTTTACGAAAAATATCAGAAAGCCCTGCTCTCTCAGGGAGCGCTTGATTTTGATGACCTTATGGTGCTGCCCCTGCATATCCTGGCGACAGACAAAGAGGTGCTGGGACATGAACGTTTGCGGCTGGACTGGGTGCTGGTTGATGAGTATCAGGATGTGAACCGGCCGCAGTATCTTCTTCTGAGATGCCTTGTGGACGGCGGAAGGAAGATAATGGTAGTCGGGGATCCGGATCAGTCGATATACGGCTGGCGGGGCGCGGAGATGGGTATGATCCTGAATTTCGAGAAGGATTTCAAGGGTGCGAAGGTCATAGTTCTAGATCAGAATTACCGTTCTACGGGACAGATACTGGACGGAGCAAATGGGGTAATAAAAAATAACTCCGACAGACATCCGAAAGATCTATGGACTGCGGCGGAACGCGGGAAATATATACAGATATACAGGGCGCGGACCGATAAGGACGAGGCATCATGGATATGTAAAAACATTGAAAAACTGAGCGACGACGGCTACCGCTACGGTGAAATGTCCGTGCTGTACAGGATGAACGCGCTGAGCCGAGGCCTGGAACAGGCACTGCTTGAGAATGGCATCCCCTACAGGGTGATACGTGGCGTCGCTTTCTATGAACGGCTTGAGGTAAAGGATGTCCTGTCTATGATGCGCCTTGCCGTGAACCCGAGGGACAGTATTTCCCTTGCACGCGTCGCGAATATCCCTGTGCGCGGTATCGGGAAGAAGAGTGCCGAGATACTTGCCGGACAGCTTGCAAAGACGGAAGGCATAGAAGCGGAGGCCCTGTGGCGTGAGATAGCAAAAACCGGCGGCGGACTCAGAACAAAGGCAGGCGAGGGGGCTAAGAAGCTTGCCGAGAATATGCTGGGCATACTCTCCCTTTCTTC
Above is a genomic segment from Synergistaceae bacterium containing:
- a CDS encoding pyridoxal phosphate-dependent aminotransferase; this encodes MKLSKRILEVQPSATVSISGKAKTMKAEGKPVISFSAGEPDFNSPVSASKAAIDAINRGESHYTINSGILELRQEVCNYYKRRFDLDYTPAEVLIAPGAKPLIYEALQVLVDPGDEVILFAPAWVSYVEQIHLAGGKEALADTISTNLIPTKETLDKAITPKTVGMILNSPSNPTGAIYDEDTIKMIADTAREKGLWIIFDEIYERFAYAPAKHVNILNVAPDLRDRTIIINGVSKAYAMTGWRIGYSLAPQQITSKMNTLQTHLTSNASSIAQWAALGALKYADPDVEKMRDAFAERRRVIIDLIRDMPYVKVKEPEGAFYAFVDIRDCPIPDDIKFCEKLLEEKFIAAVPGAAFFAPGFVRFSYACSMDDIKEGMGRLKDFLEKL
- the raiA gene encoding ribosome-associated translation inhibitor RaiA; amino-acid sequence: MEVRFVTRNVELPGDVKEYMEKKVGKLEKFFDKILDTQVALNFKRGMNVVEITSNVNGVVMRGEDYAPDLRKAFDKALKNIERQVKKHKSYLTDKVRLKVQDVSFDIDPELLAPLPSEKDEVSREIVKTKKFSVNMMSPIEATMQMDLLGHSFFIFKNDSNGAINVVYRREAGGYGLLEPR
- a CDS encoding UvrD-helicase domain-containing protein, producing the protein MEDNFLNSLNPKQKEAVVYCDGDELVLAGAGSGKTRVLTAKIAYLIKEKRVSPWRILALTFTNKAAREMKTRVEALLGSDLRGMEVSTFHAYGLRFLHRYPDALMRLGYPRAFVIFDRSDTKNVVKKILGELEIDPRRLDVGGALELISRAKTEASPITREAYLDPRWRQLYEKYQKALLSQGALDFDDLMVLPLHILATDKEVLGHERLRLDWVLVDEYQDVNRPQYLLLRCLVDGGRKIMVVGDPDQSIYGWRGAEMGMILNFEKDFKGAKVIVLDQNYRSTGQILDGANGVIKNNSDRHPKDLWTAAERGKYIQIYRARTDKDEASWICKNIEKLSDDGYRYGEMSVLYRMNALSRGLEQALLENGIPYRVIRGVAFYERLEVKDVLSMMRLAVNPRDSISLARVANIPVRGIGKKSAEILAGQLAKTEGIEAEALWREIAKTGGGLRTKAGEGAKKLAENMLGILSLSSDPQEAVRTILGPYGYEDHLKANHPEDWEERVENVMEILSLIPEDGDIFQILTEIPLFTDQDSQAENVDSVNLLTLHAAKGLEFPIVFLIGMEEGIFPSARAVAGESDLSEERRLCYVGMTRARERLFMSGAGSRLLFGGIQRNTTSRFIGEIPDSCAERNDDTQGGTWHADNRANGRRWRW